The Fusobacterium sp. DD2 region TTAAAAAGAAAAAAGCCAAAGAGACCAAAAATCTCTTTAGCTAATTTTAAAACATATGGCTATTAAATTTGCAACAGCCCCAAAATATTATTTATTATCTCTTTTTCTTCTTCTTGGTCCTCTATCAGCAACTTTACTTTTTCTATCTCTGTCTTTAGATTTTTCTTTTGCTTTTTCAATAAGAGGTTTTTTACCATTTTTTTCTTCCTGGAATGCAGATAATATAGTTTCAGCTTCTAAGAAAGGAACTGATACAAATGAGAAACTTTCAAATACTTCTACATTTCTTATTTTTCTGCTATCTACTTTAGATTTATTAATAATATAATCAACTAGTTTTTTTGCAGTCATATTATCTTTTTTACCTAATGCTATGAAAAGTCTTACTTTTCCAGATTTTTCAAGTTTTACTTCTCCAATTTCATTGTAGTTGTTTTCATCTAAAATATCATCATATGAATGTTTTAGTAGTGCAGCTACAAGGTCAACTGAATTTTCTCCACTTAATAATTCTTTTGCAAAGTCTTTAAAATTATCATAGTCACCTTGAGCAAGAATATCATTTAATTCATCAATTAATCTGAATTTTTTAGCTTGTATAACATCTTTTACTTCTGGTACATGAGCTTTTCTTATTTCAGTTTTAACTGCTTTTTGTATTTGAAGTAATCTTCTATACTCTTTTGGTGTTATAAATGTAATAGCAGTTCCCTCTTTTCCTGCTCTTCCAGTTCTTCCTATTCTATGTACATAACTTTCAGCTTCCTGTGGAATTGAGTAGTTAATAACATGAGAAAGATCATTTACATCTATTCCTCTTGCAGCAACGTCAGTTGCAACAAGTATATTTATTTTTTTAGCTTTAAATCTTTTTAAAGTAACTTCTCTATAGTTTTGGCTGATATCTCCATGAAGACCTTCAGCATCATATCCTCTGTCATTTAATCTACCAACTAAGTCGTTAGCGTCATTTTTAGTTCTACAGAATACGATTCCATAAAAATCTTTAGTAAGATCTATAATTCTGCATAGAGCTTCAAACTTATCTCTTTCATTTACTTCAAAATATATTTGATCAGTAAGGTCAGTAGTAAGTTCTCTGGCTTTTACAGCAAGTATTTCATAATCTTTCATATGACGTTTAGCTATTTTTATAATTTCAGCTGGCATAGTAGCTGAGAAAAATAACATTCTTTTATCTTCATTTGTAGCTTCAAGAATTTTTTCAATATCTTCTACAAATCCCATATTAAGCATTTCATCTGCTTCGTCTAATATGAAATATTTTAAATTTTTAAGTTTGATAAGTTTTCTATCCATCAAATCCATAACTCTTCCAGGAGTTCCAACAACAATGTCAGTTCCTTTTTTAAGTTGTCTGATTTGAAATTCAATTGATTGTCCACCATATACTGGAGTTATTCTAATTTTTTTACCTGAAGCTAAACTATTCATCTCTTCAGCAACTTGTAATGCTAACTCTCTTGTTGGAGCAAGTACAATTGCTTGAATAGTTCCATCAGATTCAAAATTTTCTAATATAGGTAATGAGAATGCAGCTGTTTTCCCTGTACCAGTTTGAGCTTGCCCAATGACATCTTTATCTCCAGTTAACAATGCAGGTATTGTTAATGCTTGAATAGGTGTAGGTTCTTCATACCCTTTCTTTGATAAAGCCTTTATTGTTTTTTCTCCTAATCCTAATTTTCTGAATTGTTCTAATTTTTCCATTATTCACGTCCTTATAATTCTAATTTAATTTTCCACTATTATATCCTATAATAAAAGTGTAACTGACGTATTATAGGAATTCTCTGTTAGTTTTATATTAGCATTCAGCGGATAAAAAATTTAAAATAAACCTTTTAAAATTTATAATTCAGAGAATAATCCCATATTCTTTTGTACAGTATGATACATTGTATCACAAAAATCAGATAATTGTAAGAAAAACTTTTCAAAAAATGAACATTTTTATATTTGTGTTTCTAAAATAACCGTTTCTTCTAGATTTCTAATAGTAAATTTATTTTTTTCTAAAACTGCAAATGAGTGTTCAGAATTGTTCTTTGGTAAAGAGATAGATCCTGGATTTAAAAATATCATTTCATCTTTTTTTTCAATCATTGGAATATGAAAATGACCATATATCAAAATATCTCCTTTGCACATTGGTAAAGGATTATCTTTATTGTATATATGGCCATGTGTTAAATATATTCTTTTATTGTCGAGATATATAAGTGAGTAATCACTCATAATTGGATATTTTAAAACCATTTGATCAACCTCAGTATCACAATTCCCACGTACAGCTATAATCTTGTCTCTATAGCTATTTAAAAGTTCTATAACCTCTTTTGGAGCGTAATCTTTTGGTAAAGGTTTCTAGGTCCATGATATATTTCATCTCCTAAAATAACCAGTTTATCATAGTTTCCCTTATCAAAAATAGCAAGAGCCTTTTTAAGATAGTAAAGAGAGCCGTGAATATCAGATATTATAAATAGTTTCATAAATCATCCTCTTTTATTTAATTTTATTTGTATAAATTATTTTCTTTTATTATTTTAAGAACATTTTCAGGTATATATTTTGAAACATCCTCGTTCTTTTTTATTTTTTCTCTAATCATAGTAGAAGAGAGTTCATAAAGAGGTGTATCAAGATATATAAGGTTGTTGTGAGAGATTATATTTTTATAATGTCCACGTCTGAAAACAACCATTTTGCTAAGCTTTAAAATTTCTTTATAATTTTTCCAGCTATCTAAACTATCAGCTGAATCTTCCCCTACTATTTCATAAAATTCATTGTGCCCACCATATATGCTTATAAGTTTTTTTAGAGTATCAATTGTATAAGAAGTCTTAGGACTTTTAATCTCTATATCTGAAACTACAATTTTTTCATCCATTTCAAAAGCCTTCTGACACATTTCAAGTCGCAAATGGCTATCTGCCATTTTAAGATTTTTGTGAGAAGGCTTTCCAACTGGTATAACAATTATTTTATCCAAATCAAGCTTATTAAGAATATATCTTGCTATATTTATATGTGCATTGTGGATAGGATTAAAACTTCCACCAAATATCCCTATTCTCATTTCAACTCCGCAATTGCTTCTATGAGATCCTGATAATTATTGGCACAAATGATATTATTTCTAAGTTTTTCATCTCTAAATGTTCTTACAAGTTCAGAGACAAGGGAAAGATATTCTCTATTTTGTCCTTTTGGTGCACCAACTAAAATTACAAGTTTGACATTTTCTCCATCAGGTGCATTGAAGTTAACACTGTTTTTAAGAAGTCCTACAGCAATAACAACATCTTTTATCTTTTCACTTCTGGCATGAGGAATAGCAATTCCCTGACCAATTCCAGTACTACCAAGTTTTTCTCTTTCTAGAATAGTATTATAAAAATTTTCATCCTCATTTAAAGCATCACTGTTTGTTCTAATTAAATCAACTAAAATCTTAAGAACTTCCTCTTTAGTATGTTTTCCTTCTATATAAGTAATCAGTTTACTCTTAAAATATTGTAACATTGATATCTCTATATCCTCCTATAAAAAAAACTCTAAAATTTGTTTTTCCTCATCAGATAATGGTGCTAATTCTTGATAATTATTAATTTCAAAAGCTAATTTTGCAAGTACTTTTTCTTCATTTGTAAGGTTATATTTTTCTACTATGTATAAGTTAGTCAGTATTCCTAAACCAAGTTTAGAATATAAAAGATCCTTATTATCAGCAAGCTGTTTCTTTAAATCTTTTGCTGAGTACTTTCCATTTCCACATCTTTCATAAGCTGAAGTATTATCTCTAAATTTTGTAATATAAGCCATAAAAAGGAAGAATATATTTCCATCATATTCAATGTTTTCCATTAATTTTTCATATGAAATTAAAAATAGTCCTTTTAAACTATCTGAATTACCAATGGTAACAAAGGTAGCAAGCAAGTTATAGAATGCTTCTCTGTCTCTAAGGAAGAGTTCTTTTCCATATTTTTTTGCAAAGTCTAAATTTCCATTGAAAATAGTTTTTATAAGATTATCTTTAATTTTATCCATATCTACATTTGAAAATCTATCTATTTTATCAAGGATCTGTCTTTCTTTTAAATTAGCAGAATCAAATATTCCTTGAATTAGAGTTTTATGGTCGTCAAAAAAAGCAAATATAGGAAGTGCCATATTTGCACTCTTTCTTTTTAGATTTCCCTCTTTGTCAAGTGTTAAGTATGCTCTCTTATCAAGTATTTCTGCAAATGATGAAAGGGTTTTAACTTTCCCGTAGCTATTTATAAGTTCAATAACTTCTCCCTCATCTTTTTTGTTAATTATTGTAAGAATATCAAGATTCTTCATTATTTTTTGCTCCTCCAATTTCTTTTAAACAGTTATCTTCTAGTATTGTAAACTCTATTTTTAGGACAAAAAAATTATCCATTGGTACATCTTGTGGTAACTTAACCAAATCTTTTTCAGTCATTATTATAAATGAAGCCTGCATATTTTTAGCCCTTTTTTGAATGAGCTCAATATCTTTTTTCTTGAAATTATGGTGATCCATAAAATCAACTCTTTCAATATATGAAGGTTCAAGTGATATGACTGTTTTTTCAAAGTTTAAAGGATTAGCAAGTCCCGAAAAAAGCAGAACTCTTTTACCTTTAATCCAGAAAAGGGGTTTTTGATTTCCCTTTAAATCGCATAAAGAAGTTACTCCATGTTTTGCAGTTGAAACCTCTTTACCCAGCTTTTTCTTGAGATATTTTTTTATACGTTCAACTTCTCTTTCACTGACAAGATCTGATTTAGTAATAATAAATTCAGTAGCTCTCTTGGCAGCTTTTCTAAAGTCCTCACGAAGCATTCCAGCAGGGAGAAGTTGACCCCAACCAAATGGATTAGTAGCATCTATAAGAACAATATTTCTATCTCTATAAAGCTTTCTGTGTTGAAATCCATCATCTAATACAATTGTATCCACGTCAAAATGTTTCTTTGCGAAAAGACACCCTTTATATCTGTTAGAACTTACAATTATAGGAACAGAAAGATTAAGTGCATGGATATATGGTTCATCTCCACTTTCTCTGGCAGTTGCAAATATTTCGTATCCGTCGCTTACAAGGAGAGGTTCACGTTTTCTTTTTCCTCTATAACCTCTGGATATTACAGCAACTTTTCTTCCCATTTTTTGCAGTCTTTTAGTAAAATATTGAACAGCTGGAGTCTTACCTGTCCCACCAACTGTAATATTTCCTATACAGATTACCTCTACACCTGGAACTCTGTGTATAGGGAGTATTTCTTTATCGTAAAGAAAATTCCGAATAGAAGTTATTAGATAATATATATACGATAATATCTTCATTCTTGCTCCTCAAATAATTTGTTCTATTCTTTATTGTACCTTTTATAAAATTAAAAATCAAGAACTAATCTCAATTAAAAAGTTACAGGGACTATCTTTGATATTCCAATCTCTTTATTCATTGTAACACCAAAAATGCTGTCAGACTCCCTCATAGTATCTTTATTGTGAGTGATAAGAATAAATTGAGATTTATCATTAAACTCTTTTAATTTGGCAATAAGCTTTCTTGTATTTTTTTCATCAAGTGCTGCTTCTATTTCATCAAGGAAAGTAAAAGGACTTGGTTTATACATAAATATTGCCATTATAAAGGCTATTGCAACCATTGATTTTTCTCCACCAGAAAGGAGAGAAAGTGATTGTCTTTTTTTATTTTTAAATTTAACAAATATTTCAACACCGCAATCATCAAAATTCTCACTATTTGTAAGATTTAAGCTTCCAACAGAGTTATTAAGTGTTTCCATACACATTAAATTAAAGTTCTTATCAATATTTTTATATGCGTCATAAAATCTATCATGAATTGTTTTATCAATATCAGCAATTAAATCTACTAAGACATTTTTTCCTTTAACAAGGTCTAAATGTTGAGAATTTAGATACTCGTATCTTTCACTTAACTCTTTAAACTCCTCAATTGCCAGTAAGTTAATGTTTTGGAAGTTGTTAAGAGAATTCTCATATTTTTTCAATTCCTGTTTTTTTGCAACAATATCTGTGATTTCTTCAGTATCGTCTTGAATATCTTTTAAAGCTTCAAGTTTTTCTTTTATCTCTTCTAAATCACTGTTGTTTTTTAATATTTTTTCTTCAACTTTTTTCAGATGATCATTTTTATGAAGAATATAGCTATCATATTCCTGTTTTTTCTTAAATAGTGTTCTCTCCTCTTCACCTAAAGCTTCATTAAGTGTTGTTTTTTCAGTGATATCACTATTTTTAGTCTCATATTGCTGTACAATATTTGTTAATTCAGCACTCAGTTCAGTAGAGATTTTCTCCATATTTTCAATATCTTTTGTAAGAGCTTCAAGCTTTTCAGCAAGACTATTCTTTCTTTCTGATAATTCCTTATAATCTTTTTCTTCTTTTTCTATATTTTTATTCAGTTGATTTATATTATCTTTAGAGTTTAAATATAGAATTTTTTTATCAGCAAATTCATTTTTCTTATTTTCAATTTTTTCATTTAATTGTGAGCTTAATTTGATGTCTTTTTCTTCATCAGATTTAAGATTTTGAATCATAAACTCTATTTTTTCTTTTTCAGTATTAGATGAAGTAATTTTTTTCTCAAATTCTTCAGCATATTTAAGCTCATTTTCAAGCTCTAAATCAACAGTTTTTATATTTTTGTTAATTCTATCAATTCTATTAGTATAGTCATTTAAAGTTTCTTCACTAAGCTTTACCTGTTTTTTCAAATCATTTTGGATAGTGTCAATTTTTTCTATCTCTTCTTCGAAATTACGTAATTTTTCATTTAAAGTGTTTCTATGGTTGTTATATTTTTCAATATTAGTAGTGAGAGTTTTATATTGTGTTTTTAAATTTCTTATCTCTTTTTTTCTCTCAAATATCTGTGAAGCAGCTGTATTGCCAGAGTCTCCTCCAGTAATTCTACCTCTTGCACTTAGAAGTTCTCCAGAAAGAGTGACTATGTTTCCAAAGAACATGTTGTTTTTCAATATTTTAAGTCCAGTATCAATTTTATCTACAACTAAAAGGTTGCTTAATAGAAAATCAACAACAATCTGGTATTTTTCCTTAGTTTTAACAAGGTCAGAAGCATACCCAATTACTCCCTCTATATTAATAGTAGGATTTTTTTTAGGAAATACCTTAATTGTATCAAGAGCTAAAAAGGAAGCACGACCTGCTCTTCTTTCCTTTAATATTTTAATTGCATTTTTAGCAACCTGGCTGGTACTTACAACAATATCCTGAATATTACCTGGGATACCTGCACTGATAGCCTGTTCATATTTTTCAGGAATTTCAACTAATGATATAAATACCCCTTCAACTCCTGGAAGATTACTGTTAAGAACCTCTTTAACACCTTTAAAGAATCCTTCATTGTTTTCTTCGAGTCTGAGTAGAGCCTGAAGCTTATTAGCAACTCTTTTTTCATCATATTCTGCATTTCTAAGAGCCTCTCCAAGTTGATTAAGTTGTGTACTGATATCACTTATCCCATTTTCAAGGAAAGTCTCTCTATCTATTGCTTCCTGAAGAGATTTCTTTTTGCTTTCATAAGTTTGTCTGTGTTTTATCTCTTCTTGAGAGATTTCATTAAGATTTTTTTCATATCCTGCTTTTTCTTCCTTAAATAACTTTATCTTTGATGAGCTACCATAGACTCTTTTATTTGAGTTTTCAATATCATTAATAAGTTTTAGACGTTCAAGTTCTAAATCTTTAATCTTAGATTTTTTTATCTCTCTTTGCATTTCAAAATCTGCTTTTTCTTTATTTAATTTCTTAATCTCATCCTCAAATTTTTCATTTTCAACTTCTAAAACTTTGACATTTTCTTTATAATCTTCAAGTTCTTTTTTTAGATTTTTAAGATAGTTTTCCTTTTCAACTAGAGAATCTTCACGATATTTTTTTCTCTCTTCTCCATCTTTTAATTCTCTTTTATAACCATCGATTCTTTCAGTTATTTTTATTCTTTCTCTCTCTTTTTCATCTATAATTTTTTTTAATTCCTGATTTTTACTTCCAATTTCATCAATATATTTTTTTAGCTCTTTTTTTTCAGTATCAATCTCCTGAAGTCTGATATTGATTTTGTTAAATTCATTTGTGAAATTGTCCAAATCCCCTGAAAGGTCAGTTTTTAATTTATTATTTTTTTCAATTTCACTTTCAAGGTGGATGAAGTCTGATTTATATATTTTTTTTGCTAAAATATCTCTGTCATTTTTCAAAGATAGATATTCCTGAGCTTTACCTGCCTGCTTTTCTATTTTGTCTTTATTTTCCTTTACTTCAGAAAGGATAAGATTTATTTTTTCCAGCTCTATATCAACATTTTCAAGATTTTTAATTGAATCATGTTTTTGACTTTGGAATTTCTTTATTCCAGCAGCCTCTTCAATTATACTTTTTACCTCTTTAGCAGAAGAACCAATTATTCTTTCAACTTTTCCCTGTCCTATTACAGAGTAGGCATTTTTTCCCACACCAGTATCAAGAAAAAGATTCCCAATATCTTTGAGTCTGCTTTTTATATCATTTATATAGTATTCATTTTCTCCAGTTGATAATATTTTTCTTGTAATCTTTATCTCATCATTTTCTATAGGTAAAAAAGAATCACTATTATCTATATAAAGGGATACTTCTGCAGTACTCATAGGTTTTTTATCTTTTCCTCCTGAAAATATTACGTCAGTACTCTCTTTAGCTCTTATTGTCTTGTAAGACTGCTCTCCAAGTACCCATAATACTGCATCTAATATATTTGATTTACCACTTCCATTTGGTCCTACTATTGATGTAAGCCCTCTATTAAATTCAATAAAAACTTTTTCACCAAAAGATTTAAAACCAAATATCTCTATTGCTTTTAAAAACATAATTCTCTCCTAGTACATTTATTCACTAAACTCTTTTATAGCTTTCCAAGTAATAACTTTAACATTTGAATAGTCTGTATTGTTACAGCTTCCACAATCTTTATTACAACCTGAAGAACAGCTGTTGCAATTACTTGTGCAGCTACAACTTTTTTCGCCCTCTCTTTTAGCGTATTCAGAGTAGGGTTCCAGATAACCTTCTTTTAAAAGATTATTATATGAATTTTCTAACTCATCATATGTAATACCCAGATTTTTTACTATTGCAAGTTCACTATATACCCCTGCAGTAAGTAAAAACTTGATAACTTTTATATCTATTTCACTTAAATTTTTTTTCATAAATATATCCTCATTTTTCAGTTATAATTTTAATAAAATTTTAAAAAATCATAAAAAAAGCAATTAAAAAGGATTCTAAAAGAGATAATCCTCGTTCAAATCCTCTATAATCTGTCTTTAAAATTATATCACATATTTTTTTACTATACCATAAAAAACAGATTTTTTAAATTAAATTAACTTGATATTTTTAGATATTCTAGACATAATAGGTAAAAAATAATATAATTATCTTATATTTTGCTTAGGAGGAACAGATGAAAAAAGGAGATTTAGTTTTAGAAAGTATAAGAACTACATATAGAAAAAAGATATGGAGAAAATTTATAAAGGCAGTTAATGATTTTAATCTTGTAGAAGATGGAGACAAGATAGCTGTTGGAGTATCTGGAGGGAAGGACAGTCTTCTTCTATGTAAACTTATTCAGGAACTGAAAAAAGATAGAAGTAAGAACTTTGAAGTTGCTTTTATCTCTATGAATCCAGGATTTGGTTCTATGGATATGGAGAAGTTTAAACAGAATTTAGAGGAACTTGATATTCCTTGTGAAATATTTGATGCAAATGTATGGGAAGTTGCATTTAGAGAGGACCCAGAACGTCCTTGCTTTCTATGTGCAAAGATGAGAAGAGGAGTTCTATATAATAAAGTAGAAGAACTTGGATACAATAAACTGGCATTAGGACACCATTTTGATGATGTTGTTGAAACTACTATGATTAATATGTTTTATGCAGGGACTGTTAAAACAATGATACCAAAAGTTAAATCAACAAGTGGAAAAATGGAGCTTATAAGACCTCTTGTATATGTAAGAGAACAGGATATTATTGCATATACAAAAAGAAATGAAATAGAGGCTATGAGCTGTGGATGCCCAATAGAAGCTGGAAAAGTTGACTCTAAGAGAAAAGAGATAAAGATTTTATTAGAAAATCTTGAGAAAACAAATCCCAATGTAAAACAGAGCATTTTTAATTCTATGAAAAATATAAATCTTGATTATGTAATTGGATATACTAGAGGAAATAAAAAGGATAATGATGAGTAAAATGGAAGATAGAAAAGTACTTGCAAGAATTGAAGGAAAAGGATTTGGAAAGACAATATGGAGTCCTATTGGAAGAGCTATGCATCACTATAATATGATAGAAGATGGGGATAGAATCGCAGTAGGAATATCAGGAGGAAAAGATAGTCTTACTACCTTAAATGCACTTGTCAGAGTAAAAAAGATATCACAGGTTAATTTTGAGATTATACCTATCCATATCCATCCAAATACAGATGAGGAAAGCTATGAAGAGACTAAAAAATATTGTGAGGAACTTGGACTTACTCTTCAGATAGAAAATACAAATTTAAGTGATATGTTATTTGGAGAAAAAGAAGTTAAAAATCCATGCTTTTTATGTGGAAGAATCAGAAGAGGAATTTTATATAGAATGATGAAGGAGCAAAATATTAATAAACTTGCTTTGGGACATCATAAGGATGATATTATCGAGACTTTTTTAATGAATGTATTTTACCAGGGAAATATGAAGATGATGCTTCCAAGCTATATGTCAGAAGAGTATGGAGTAAGGGTAATAAGACCACTTGCATATGTAGAAGAGAAAGATATTATCAGATATGTAAAACGTCAGGAGCTTCCAGTTGTAAAATCAAATTGTCCATATGAGACAAGTGAAAACTCAAAAAGATTAAGAGTAAAAAATCTTATAAAAGAGCTATCTTTAGAAAATAAAGATGTAAGAAGTGTAATATTTAATAGCATCAAACCTATGTTGGAAAAATAAAATTATATCTGTAATTTTATTTTTAAATAAAATATGATATAATACAGTAGTGATTTTAGTGAGTATTTATTAAAGGAGAAATTGATGAATATCCTTATTAGCCAACGTGATGAAAAAGATGCCCAATACCTTGAGATAGCTTTTAAGGAACTTGGACATAGGACCAACTATATTGACACTTTGGACAGTATAGAAAGTCTTGAAAATCTAAGCTCTTATGATTTGGTCATATTAGATACAGTAGTTGGAGATATTTCAGGAATTGAAGTATGTAAACACATTAGAGAATCTGATAAAAATATTGTAATAATTTTCATTTCAGATAACGATGATACTGCTATTAAAATTAAAGCCTTTGATTTAGGAGCAGATGATTATATAACAAGACCTTTTGCTTTTGCAGAACTTGTAGCAAGGGTAAAATCAATTACAAGAAGAAAAAATCCCACTGAAGATGGGGAGAGTATTTTAAAAGTTGGTGATTTAATATTAAATTACCATACCAGAGAGGTAAAAAGAGGAGACAAATTGATAGAATTGACTACTAAGGAGTTTCTTCTTTTAGAATATTTTATGAAAAATAGAAATATTCTTTTAACCAGAACACTTATAAGAGAACATATATGGGGTATTGATTTCTTATCTGATACCAATATTGTAGATGTCTATATAACAAGACTTAGAAATAAGATAGACAAGGGCTACACCAATAAGTTTTTTTACACAATAAGAGGAGCAGGTTATATGCTAAAGGGATGATAAAAAAGGAGAAGAGATGAATTTTTACGAAAAAATGTTAATAAAAGTACTTGAAAAGAGTATGTCAGCACAGGATAGTGAAGTGCTTAGAAAATTAAAATCAGGTATTGATTTAACTGCTAAAGATAAGAAGGAACTTGAGGAGATGATAGATAATCTTTAGTGGCGTACAGGAGGGAAATATGAAATTTATATACGATAGAAAAAAAGTTGCAGTTATATTTCATGACAGAGAATATACCTACAAGGAGATTATAAAAGGGATAAAATATTATTCTACACTATTTAAAATAGCTCCAGATGATAAGGTAGTAGTTACAATGGAGAATAGACCAGAGATGATTTGTTCTATTTTTTCAGTTTGGGAAAATAAAGGGACAACAATTGTATTAGATTCTGGGTATACTCCAGAGCAGTTTGCTTACGCATTTAAGGATTCAGAACCTAAATGTGTATTCACATCAAAAAAAATTGCTGAAGTTATTAAAAAAGGAATAGAACTTAGTGGACTTGATATTCAAATGCTTATTGTAGATGATATAGATGTTCCAGAAGAGTTTGAACCAAATAATTATGAAGTTATAATAGAGGATATGGAAAAAATAGCTCTTATACTATATACTTCAGGAACTACAGGGCAACCAAAAGGAGTTATGTTATCATTTAACAATATTGAATCAAATATCAAAGCTATAAGAGATATTAGACTTGTTGATGAAAATGATAGAGTTTTAGGACTTTTACCATATCATCATATATTACCACTTAACATTACATTGCTTATGCCAATGTACTTTGGTACATTCTTAGTAATTATAGATGAGATTTCATCTGAATCACTTAAAAATGCATTGAAAAATTATGGTATAAGTGTAATTATGGGAGTACCTAGAGTATGGGAACTTCTTCATAAAGCTATAATGACAAAGATTAATAGCAGTTGGGCTGCAAGAAAAATGTTTAACCTTTGTGCAAAAATAAAGAGTAAATCACTTAGTCAGAAGGTATTTAAAAAAGTATCAGATGAGTTAGGTGGAAAGATGAGAGTACTTGCATCTGGAGGAGCAAAATTAAGTCCAGAGATAATGAATGATTTTCAAACTTTAGGTTTGGGAATAATAGAAGGTTACGGTCTTACTGAAACCTCTCCACTTATAGCTTTTAACAGAATGGATGATATTACTATTGGTTCTGTTGGAGAGATAATACCAAATGTAGAGGTA contains the following coding sequences:
- the nadD gene encoding nicotinate-nucleotide adenylyltransferase yields the protein MRIGIFGGSFNPIHNAHINIARYILNKLDLDKIIVIPVGKPSHKNLKMADSHLRLEMCQKAFEMDEKIVVSDIEIKSPKTSYTIDTLKKLISIYGGHNEFYEIVGEDSADSLDSWKNYKEILKLSKMVVFRRGHYKNIISHNNLIYLDTPLYELSSTMIREKIKKNEDVSKYIPENVLKIIKENNLYK
- the smc gene encoding chromosome segregation protein SMC; translated protein: MFLKAIEIFGFKSFGEKVFIEFNRGLTSIVGPNGSGKSNILDAVLWVLGEQSYKTIRAKESTDVIFSGGKDKKPMSTAEVSLYIDNSDSFLPIENDEIKITRKILSTGENEYYINDIKSRLKDIGNLFLDTGVGKNAYSVIGQGKVERIIGSSAKEVKSIIEEAAGIKKFQSQKHDSIKNLENVDIELEKINLILSEVKENKDKIEKQAGKAQEYLSLKNDRDILAKKIYKSDFIHLESEIEKNNKLKTDLSGDLDNFTNEFNKINIRLQEIDTEKKELKKYIDEIGSKNQELKKIIDEKERERIKITERIDGYKRELKDGEERKKYREDSLVEKENYLKNLKKELEDYKENVKVLEVENEKFEDEIKKLNKEKADFEMQREIKKSKIKDLELERLKLINDIENSNKRVYGSSSKIKLFKEEKAGYEKNLNEISQEEIKHRQTYESKKKSLQEAIDRETFLENGISDISTQLNQLGEALRNAEYDEKRVANKLQALLRLEENNEGFFKGVKEVLNSNLPGVEGVFISLVEIPEKYEQAISAGIPGNIQDIVVSTSQVAKNAIKILKERRAGRASFLALDTIKVFPKKNPTINIEGVIGYASDLVKTKEKYQIVVDFLLSNLLVVDKIDTGLKILKNNMFFGNIVTLSGELLSARGRITGGDSGNTAASQIFERKKEIRNLKTQYKTLTTNIEKYNNHRNTLNEKLRNFEEEIEKIDTIQNDLKKQVKLSEETLNDYTNRIDRINKNIKTVDLELENELKYAEEFEKKITSSNTEKEKIEFMIQNLKSDEEKDIKLSSQLNEKIENKKNEFADKKILYLNSKDNINQLNKNIEKEEKDYKELSERKNSLAEKLEALTKDIENMEKISTELSAELTNIVQQYETKNSDITEKTTLNEALGEEERTLFKKKQEYDSYILHKNDHLKKVEEKILKNNSDLEEIKEKLEALKDIQDDTEEITDIVAKKQELKKYENSLNNFQNINLLAIEEFKELSERYEYLNSQHLDLVKGKNVLVDLIADIDKTIHDRFYDAYKNIDKNFNLMCMETLNNSVGSLNLTNSENFDDCGVEIFVKFKNKKRQSLSLLSGGEKSMVAIAFIMAIFMYKPSPFTFLDEIEAALDEKNTRKLIAKLKEFNDKSQFILITHNKDTMRESDSIFGVTMNKEIGISKIVPVTF
- the yfcE gene encoding phosphodiesterase — its product is MELLNSYRDKIIAVRGNCDTEVDQMVLKYPIMSDYSLIYLDNKRIYLTHGHIYNKDNPLPMCKGDILIYGHFHIPMIEKKDEMIFLNPGSISLPKNNSEHSFAVLEKNKFTIRNLEETVILETQI
- a CDS encoding PTS sugar transporter subunit IIA — encoded protein: MLQYFKSKLITYIEGKHTKEEVLKILVDLIRTNSDALNEDENFYNTILEREKLGSTGIGQGIAIPHARSEKIKDVVIAVGLLKNSVNFNAPDGENVKLVILVGAPKGQNREYLSLVSELVRTFRDEKLRNNIICANNYQDLIEAIAELK
- a CDS encoding DEAD/DEAH box helicase, with the protein product MEKLEQFRKLGLGEKTIKALSKKGYEEPTPIQALTIPALLTGDKDVIGQAQTGTGKTAAFSLPILENFESDGTIQAIVLAPTRELALQVAEEMNSLASGKKIRITPVYGGQSIEFQIRQLKKGTDIVVGTPGRVMDLMDRKLIKLKNLKYFILDEADEMLNMGFVEDIEKILEATNEDKRMLFFSATMPAEIIKIAKRHMKDYEILAVKARELTTDLTDQIYFEVNERDKFEALCRIIDLTKDFYGIVFCRTKNDANDLVGRLNDRGYDAEGLHGDISQNYREVTLKRFKAKKINILVATDVAARGIDVNDLSHVINYSIPQEAESYVHRIGRTGRAGKEGTAITFITPKEYRRLLQIQKAVKTEIRKAHVPEVKDVIQAKKFRLIDELNDILAQGDYDNFKDFAKELLSGENSVDLVAALLKHSYDDILDENNYNEIGEVKLEKSGKVRLFIALGKKDNMTAKKLVDYIINKSKVDSRKIRNVEVFESFSFVSVPFLEAETILSAFQEEKNGKKPLIEKAKEKSKDRDRKSKVADRGPRRRKRDNK
- the lpxK gene encoding tetraacyldisaccharide 4'-kinase; the protein is MKILSYIYYLITSIRNFLYDKEILPIHRVPGVEVICIGNITVGGTGKTPAVQYFTKRLQKMGRKVAVISRGYRGKRKREPLLVSDGYEIFATARESGDEPYIHALNLSVPIIVSSNRYKGCLFAKKHFDVDTIVLDDGFQHRKLYRDRNIVLIDATNPFGWGQLLPAGMLREDFRKAAKRATEFIITKSDLVSEREVERIKKYLKKKLGKEVSTAKHGVTSLCDLKGNQKPLFWIKGKRVLLFSGLANPLNFEKTVISLEPSYIERVDFMDHHNFKKKDIELIQKRAKNMQASFIIMTEKDLVKLPQDVPMDNFFVLKIEFTILEDNCLKEIGGAKNNEES
- a CDS encoding metallophosphoesterase, producing the protein MKLFIISDIHGSLYYLKKALAIFDKGNYDKLVILGDEIYHGPRNLYQKITLQKRL